A genomic segment from Anopheles maculipalpis chromosome X, idAnoMacuDA_375_x, whole genome shotgun sequence encodes:
- the LOC126567648 gene encoding histone deacetylase 6, translating to MSANGTDERRSSDFTDVQLNDIFHNAQSMSGVVRGATGILYDDRFALHRCLWDSNYPECPERYLRVMERVAMEKLVERCSFIAPREATREEILTKHTEEQIEILQKTHGSLDETELERLSSKYDAIFIHPTSYETSLLAVGSTIKLVESVWNGTVQNGMAILRPPGHHAMTAEYNGYCFFNNVAIAAQHALDHLGTRKILIVDWDVHHGQGTQRMFYADPRVLYFSIHRYEHGTFWPNLRESDFDYIGEGNGAGYNFNVPLNKTGMTNGDYLAIWQQILLPVAAEFQPELIIVSAGYDAAYGCPEGCMEITPAFYSHLLSPLLALAQGRVVVVLEGGYCLESLAEGCTLTLKTLLGDPCPGLVEKLQPPSESMQTSILNCIYSHRMYWKCLQFYELYDLEDYNNTNPQDDFHKVIKCYIPPEPPARPGYYETRNCYPIQSDEERTRIQDRLTQLRLATDLSVPPSRVCYVYDELMLEHRNSQEKWHPEQPERIAKIMQRLSVDYQLVKRMQRIAGRFATSEELCLVHDLKHVQLIKTLSESDTMKQTADKYNSIYFHPSTNDSARMAAGSVLEVLSQVLSGQVRSGVCVVRPPGHHAESDTPHGFCIFNNIAVAARAAVEHYGLRRVLIVDWDVHHGNGTQHIFEQDPRVLYISVHRYDNGSFFPNSTDANYTVVGSGQGEGFNVNIPWNRKGMGDAEYVAAFQSIILPIAYEFNPELVLVSAGFDAAIGDPLGGCRVTPEAYGHFTHWLSALAGGRIMVCLEGGYNVNSISHAMAMCTKALLGDPLPMLLPPATSRTTTTTTTTTSCSTSASCAETLRNVLTVQQKYWRSLCFNKKLPTCQPLTDGTLVDALDSLNLNDSESSKKSPQSISSPSSTSGSVGMGSDEPCASSSTAGRSQKRVTTLTEYLEANLEALQNEEMFAVIPLKNCPHLKLLRPETAPASINTQTPCSDCGAEVENWICLLCFGVYCGRYVQEHMLRHGTETVDHPLALSFTDLSVWCYGCDAYIDHPALHHYKSLVHLDKFQEPLVWSYGSDLVLDVVNAGASSSGSKQKGD from the exons ATGTCAGCCAATGGTACCGATGAACGGCGCAGTTCCGACTTTACCGATGTACAGCTGAATGACATCTTTCACAACGCGCAAAGTATGAGCGGTGTTGTGCGCGGTGCTACCGGGATTCTGTACGACGACCGATTCGCGCTGCACCGCTGCCTCTGGGACAGTAACTATCCGGAATGTCCCGAGCGCTATCTGCGCGTCATGGAGCGCGTCGCAATGGAGAAGTTGGTAGAGCGATGCAGTTTTATCGCTCCGCGGGAAGCTACCAGGGAAGAGATCCTAACAAAACACACCGAGGAACAGATCGAAATACTGCAGAAAACGCACGGTTCGCTGGACGAAACGGAGCTGGAACGGTTAAGCTCGAAGTatgatgcaatttttattcatccg ACGTCGTACGAAACAAGTTTGCTTGCCGTTGGCAGTACGATAAAGCTAGTCGAAAGCGTGTGGAACGGTACGGTGCAGAACGGAATGGCGATCCTGCGGCCGCCGGGCCATCATGCAATGACGGCAGAGTACAACGGATATTGCTTCTTCAATAACGTTGCTATAGCGGCTCAGCACGCACTGGACCATCTCGGTACGCGCAAGATACTGATCGTCGACTGGGACGTCCACCACGGTCAGGGAACGCAACGGATGTTTTACGCAGATCCGAG AGTACTGTACTTCTCCATTCATCGGTACGAGCATGGTACGTTTTGGCCCAATCTACGCGAATCCGATTTCGACTACATCGGCGAAGGAAATGGTGCGGGATACAATTTTAACGTACCGCTCAACAAGACCGGTATGACAAATGGAGACTATCTTGCCATCTGGCAGCAAATTCTACTACCGGTAGCGGCAGAG TTTCAACCGGAGCTGATAATCGTATCAGCCGGCTACGACGCTGCGTACGGATGTCCAGAG GGCTGTATGGAAATAACGCCGGCCTTCTACTCGCACCTGCTAAGTCCGCTGCTTGCGCTGGCTCAGGGACGAGTGGTGGTCGTACTGGAGGGTGGTTACTGTCTCGAATCCCTGGCCGAAGGTTGCACACTCACGCTCAAAACACTGCTGGGCGATCCGTGCCCGGGGTTGGTGGAGAAACTGCAGCCACCATCGGAAAGTATGCAAACATCGATCCTCAACTGTATCTACAGCCACCGGATGTACTGGAAGTGTCTTCAGTTTTATGAATTATACGA CCTGGAGGATTACAATAACACCAATCCGCAGGATGATTTCCATAAGGTGATCAAATGCTACATTCCACCGGAACCACCCGCCCGGCCCGGATACTACGAAACGCGCAACTGCTACCCGATACAGTCGGACGAGGAGCGCACCCGTATCCAGGACCGTCTGACCCAGTTACGTCTGGCCACGGATCTATCGGTACCGCCGAGTCGCGTGTGCTACGTATACGACGAGCTAATGCTGGAACATCGGAACAGCCAGGAGAAATggcacccagaacaaccggagCGCATAGCAAAGATAATGCAGCGGCTGTCCGTCGATTATCAGCTCGTGAAGCGTATGCAGCGGATAGCGGGCCGGTTCGCTACGAGCGAAGAACTTTGCCTGGTTCACGATTTGAAACATGTGCAGCTAATCAAAACGTTGTCTGAATCGGACACGATGAAACAAACGGCGGACAAGTACAACTCTATCTACTTCCACCCGAGCACGAACGATAGCGCCCGGATGGCGGCCGGATCCGTGCTGGAGGTGCTGTCGCAAGTGTTGAGTGGTCAGGTACggtccggtgtgtgtgtggtacggCCGCCCGGCCACCATGCCGAATCGGACACACCGCACGGGTTTTGCATCTTCAACAATATTGCGGTGGCGGCCCGGGCTGCGGTGGAACATTATGGTTTGCGCCGAGTGCTGATTGTGGATTGGGATGTCCACCATGGGAATGGAACGCAGCACATCTTCGAGCAGGATCCGCGCGTACTGTACATTTCCGTGCACCGGTACGATAATGGGTCGTTCTTCCCGAACAGTACGGACGCCAACTATACGGTGGTAGGTAGTGGGCAGGGTGAAGGATTCAACGTTAACATTCCCTGGAACCGGAAGGGCATGGGTGATGCGGAGTATGTGGCCGCGTTCCAGTCGATTATACTGCCGATTGCGTACGAGTTCAATCCGGAGTTGGTGCTCGTATCGGCTGGATTCGATGCGGCGATTGGGGATCCGCTTGGCGGATGTCGCGTGACCCCGGAAGCATATGGCCATTTTACGCACTGGCTGTCGGCGCTGGCTGGGGGCCGGATAATGGTGTGCTTGGAAGGCGGTTACAACGTCAACTCGATCTCGCACGCGATGGCCATGTGCACGAAGGCACTGTTAGGGGATCCGTTGCCAATGCTGCTTCCACCTGCTACCTCacgtaccaccaccaccaccaccaccaccacgtcCTGTTCGACGAGTGCGTCCTGTGCTGAGACATTGCGGAATGTGCTTACGGTGCAGCAGAAGTACTGGCGATCGTTGTGTTTCAACAAGAAACTACCAACCTGCCAACCGCTGACAGACGGTACGCTGGTAGATGCGCTCGACTCGTTGAACCTGAACGATTCGGAATCTTCCAAAAAATCACCCCAATCCATCTCATCGCCATCGTCGACATCCGGTTCGGTTGGGATGGGTTCCGATGAACCGTGCGCCTCCTCATCCACAGCAGGCAGAAGTCAAAAGCGCGTTACAACGTTAACCGAATATTTGGAAGCTAATCTAGAG GCATTACAAAACGAAGAAATGTTTGCTGTTATACCACTGAAAAACTGCCCCCATCTGAAGTTGCTACGTCCGGAAACGGCACCTGCTT ccatcaacacacaaacaccttgCAGTGACTGTGGTGCCGAGGTGGAAAATTGGATCTGCTTACTGTGCTTTGGCGTCTACTGTGGGCGCTACGTCCAGGAGCATATGTTACGGCACGGTACGGAAACGGTGGACCACCCGCTAGCCCTTAGCTTTACCGATCTGTCCGTGTGGTGTTACGGGTGCGATGCGTACATCGATCATCCAGCACTGCACCATTACAAGAGCTTGGTACATCTGGACAAATTCCAGGAACCGCTCGTCTGGTCGTACGGTAGCGATCTAGTGCTGGATGTGGTCAATGctggtgccagcagcagtggcagcaaGCAGAAGGGTGACTGA
- the LOC126560087 gene encoding putative lipoyltransferase 2, mitochondrial → MSRVVHVLRAGKLPYQRALKLQQTIATQLLQQAKHQTPSPYSNVLILTEHDPVYTIGIRTQGYDAKEESRLRALGADFVRTNRGGLITFHGPGQLVAYPILDLKHFQPSVRWYVCHLERTIIELCGRYGLRAQSTADTGVWIENRKICAMGIHASRYITTHGLALNCNIDLSWFRHIVPCGLVGKSVTSLAGELNQPELGVVGVTEAFLDCFRQSFECDLVPLDVERRMELMGVI, encoded by the coding sequence ATGTCTCGTGTGGTGCACGTCCTGCGGGCCGGAAAGCTGCCATACCAACGAGCACTGAAGCTGCAGCAAACGATTGCGACCCAGTTACTACAGCAGGCTAAACACCAAACACCATCACCCTATAGCAACGTGCTTATCCTAACCGAACACGATCCCGTCTACACCATAGGCATTCGGACCCAGGGCTATGACGCCAAGGAGGAAAGTCGTTTGCGTGCACTCGGAGCCGATTTTGTCCGTACAAACCGGGGCGGATTGATAACTTTTCATGGACCAGGCCAGCTGGTGGCGTATCCCATACTCGATCTGAAACACTTTCAACCGAGCGTCCGCTGGTACGTTTGTCACCTCGAGCGGACCATCATCGAGCTGTGCGGGCGTTACGGTTTGCGGGCACAATCGACCGCCGATACGGGTGTCTGGATCGAAAACCGAAAGATCTGTGCGATGGGTATCCATGCGAGCCGGTACATTACGACGCACGGGTTAGCGCTTAATTGTAACATCGATCTGAGCTGGTTCCGGCACATCGTACCGTGCGGGTTGGTTGGGAAATCAGTTACATCACTGGCGGGGGAACTGAACCAACCGGAGCTCGGTGTTGTCGGTGTTACGGAAGCATTTCTTGACTGTTTCCGGCAATCGTTCGAGTGCGATTTGGTACCGTTGGATGTCGAGCGCCGAATGGAGCTGATGGGTGTAATTTAG